The sequence CATGCTTTAGTTGGCAGTTTTGGATATTGAAATTCTTTCTGTTGAGTTAAAAAAACACGATTGCAGGTGTCAAGACGAGCTTTTCGTTTTGCCGAGGGTCGTATGCTGGCACCTTCGTGAATATAAATATTTTCTCATTGAATATAATATAGATCAGGCGACTTGCCAGGTCGAGAAAAGCCCAGTTGCTGCGCTATCCCTCAAAGTCCATAGATTCTTACCCAACCGATAGTCATGCACCACCTACAAGAGCAGCCAAAGGAATGGTCCCGTTCCATCACCGACGACAAAGGCGAAGAAACACAGTTTGTCATCTCCACAGATCGGTCACTGCTCTCGATCCCGTCCATCATCGCGGCGTTCAATGAAGACTACGTGTACTGGGCGCGGTCCGTCCCAGAAAGCGCCATGAAGCAGATGCTCGACAACTCAGTCTGCTTCGGGATATACAAATCCACACCAGCGCCCAACTCCGACTCTGGAGAACCCCGGAACCTCGAGCAGATTGGCCTGACACGCCTCATCACCGACTGCGTGACGTTCATTTACCTCTGCGACGTGTATATCCATCCGGAATACCAGAGCTGCGGGCTTGGGACGTGGTTGATGGGCGTGATACAGGAGGAGATGGACAAGATGCAGTATCTGAGACGGCTGATGCTGATGACACGGGGAGACCGCACGCGCACGTACTATGAGCGGCTGTTCGGCGTCGAGGTGATGGGGAAGGCGGGAGAGGCGTATGTCATGGGCCGGCTCGGGGCGGGAAATTGCGTGTGACGGAAGCGGCGAGTCGGCCCGAGGGGTCGGGGTTGGGTTTGCTTGGCGGAAAGATACATAACGCGGGACGGCGCGTCTCGGCAGCGAATAGAATTGCGCGGAGTTTTGAGCGAGAAGGCGATAGGGAGTGAACCTTATTTGTCATGTTGATCACGTGATAGCCAGCTTAGTTAACGAGTTGAAGTGGCGAAATTCGGAATCGAAGGTTTGTCGTGTTTGTTTGCTCAACGCGCGACGAGCGAAATACCTTCTTGCTACTCACCTCTGCCCTTCTGTGGTGCACACATATTTAGTCCAGTTAAGTCCGTCCATTACACTCTGCTAATGGCACAGTCTCCTTCGGAGCTCTTCGCCACATCTTGGACTCTTCACCGCCTCTCCCCATTATATCATACAGCAGAGTCCAAACGCACCCTTCTCGAAGATGCACAGGCATTGTCCATGTACGCGAATCGACTCCGTGACATGCTTACAGGCGATACCCTTCACGGAATCCGACTCTCTCTCGACGACAATTCTTTGCTAGATGAAGCCCTTGCAAAAGCTGGTTCCTTGAAATCTTGCAGGTTGGAAACTCTACCCACCTGGCACTACTGGAACGAGGAGCGTTCCTTGCTCGAGGATCCGGATCAGGAGACTCTCACCATCACTGCGGAGCAGTCCGCCGGTATCCTCGTCACTCTAGAGTACGAAACCATCAAGTATAAGGCTGCTCTGCTCTGTGACCCCGATGGATATCACACGCCCCGTGATGATGATGCCACCCATCTCCCGCTCTTGGTAACGCGTATGCCAACTGCGCTTCGCCAGGCGTTCCTTGCCTTCCTTGGAATCAATTTTGATGCACGATGCTCCGTCCTCAGGCTTCCATCGGGGTTTTTATGCTCATGCTTGGAAACGTATTTGGCGACGTTACACCAGAGTGTCCGGGGACGCCATGATGCCCGGGAAGTTATTGAACGGGTAATGAAGGAGGTCCAACTAACACTATCTTTTACTGCGCCTGTTGCGCCCGCTTTGAAGAGCGTAGAGGTGTCTTTGCCCCGTCAGTCGCTGAGTGAATTTTACACTCGTGGTCTGGATAAGTCAGAGGCCTTGCCTAAACCAGCGTACCGCGGCCAAAAACGCAAATTAGGCTCGAACACATCAGGCATTTCAGGCACTGAATCACCGACTCCATTCATATCGGCATTGTCAGACTACTTCAGGACCCATCTCGCCATGAATATTGATATCAACACCTCTATTACCACAACTATCATTCGCACACCAGAAAAGCATCACATCCGACTAACGAAAATTGCGTCTGGCGCTTTTGTCATTGGCTTCGAAGGGCGAATAAAACTTCTTGCGAATCCCGGTCGGACAATTCTTCTTGACGACTCACATATTGACGAGCCTGATGCCGAAGACCTCCCGGAGGATGCTgaggaaagagagaagagatttATCTGGAAAGCCAATGAGGAGCTGTTACGGGCATTGGTTGCCAGGGCAGCTGGAAGTCAGAGTCAAACCGAGAGAGCGAGTATGACGAACGACAGTATAACTTGAGCCGAAACGACCGTGGGAAAAAAGGCCTATTTGTTACATTCTAGGTGCCTTCCCTTATATCTGCTCCGTAGTCTACCAACCTCCCCGTCCGGGCGGTGCGAAGCCCATTTCCAACGGCTATCTCTCCAAACGCCGGGTTAGTGATCTTCTGGGAGTTTGTTGGCACCGAGAACATGGATATCATGACCACTGGTCAATAAATGCTCGAGGATATATAAAGTCGCATATCCTGCGTCGATTTGAGCGTTATGGGCAGCTCAGAGCTCTGCATCAGCTTCCTCTAGCAAAGGTGCGCCTTTATCTACAACCGCGTCAAGACTGATGCAAGACGATGGACCTTATTTTCAGAGCTATGGAGCTCTACGAGTGTGTCAAACAGTCAGGATTCTAAGTAACTTGGTCTGACAAATTTTACTGTCGTGAACTATACAAAACTGATTGTGTATTAAACAGCATGATAGTGATCACTTTTGTGAGTTAAAGGTGCGAAATCTCACACGCCGTGTTCATTGATTAGCTGTACTTTTCAAACAATTACTTATACGTACATATTTAGGATAAGGGGTTCAGGAAGACATTTATCTTGCTTCAACTAAAGTGGCTCATACATAACCAAATGCAAGTGCTACGCACGCTAAAGTTTTTCAcccaaaaag is a genomic window of Coccidioides posadasii str. Silveira chromosome 3, complete sequence containing:
- a CDS encoding uncharacterized protein (EggNog:ENOG410PR2D~COG:K~BUSCO:15632at33183) gives rise to the protein MHHLQEQPKEWSRSITDDKGEETQFVISTDRSLLSIPSIIAAFNEDYVYWARSVPESAMKQMLDNSVCFGIYKSTPAPNSDSGEPRNLEQIGLTRLITDCVTFIYLCDVYIHPEYQSCGLGTWLMGVIQEEMDKMQYLRRLMLMTRGDRTRTYYERLFGVEVMGKAGEAYVMGRLGAGNCV
- a CDS encoding uncharacterized protein (EggNog:ENOG410PQYB~COG:S~BUSCO:8357at33183), which gives rise to MAQSPSELFATSWTLHRLSPLYHTAESKRTLLEDAQALSMYANRLRDMLTGDTLHGIRLSLDDNSLLDEALAKAGSLKSCRLETLPTWHYWNEERSLLEDPDQETLTITAEQSAGILVTLEYETIKYKAALLCDPDGYHTPRDDDATHLPLLVTRMPTALRQAFLAFLGINFDARCSVLRLPSGFLCSCLETYLATLHQSVRGRHDAREVIERVMKEVQLTLSFTAPVAPALKSVEVSLPRQSLSEFYTRGLDKSEALPKPAYRGQKRKLGSNTSGISGTESPTPFISALSDYFRTHLAMNIDINTSITTTIIRTPEKHHIRLTKIASGAFVIGFEGRIKLLANPGRTILLDDSHIDEPDAEDLPEDAEEREKRFIWKANEELLRALVARAAGSQSQTERASMTNDSIT